From the Lathyrus oleraceus cultivar Zhongwan6 chromosome 4, CAAS_Psat_ZW6_1.0, whole genome shotgun sequence genome, one window contains:
- the LOC127073351 gene encoding CASP-like protein 1D2 encodes MASTGDPEYKSSSTPVPVSSSGGVDYFKFDLILRLLLFAASLAAVLVMVTGNQTEYLPLPLPAKFRYSPAFVYFVAAFSVSGLYSIITTLVSLSAIRKPNLKTKLLLQLIFWDAVMLGILASATGTAGGVAYLGLKGNKHTNWNKICNIYDKFCRHVGASVAMGLVGSIVTLLLIWISAYSIHSRVPK; translated from the exons ATGGCTTCTACTGGTGATCCTGAGTACAAATCATCTTCAACTCCGGTTCCGGTTTCGAGTTCCGGCGGTGTTGATTACTTCAAGTTTGATTTGATCCTAAGGCTTCTGTTGTTTGCAGCATCATTGGCAGCAGTTTTGGTGATGGTTACTGGTAATCAAACTGAATATCTCCCTCTGCCACTCCCAGCCAAGTTCAGATATTCACCAGCTTTTGT ATATTTTGTGGCTGCATTTTCTGTTTCTGGACTTTACAGTATCATTACAACTCTTGTATCACTCTCCGCAATCCGAAAGCCGAACCTTAAAACCAAACTTCTCCTGCAATTAATCTTCTGGGACGCG GTGATGTTGGGGATATTGGCCTCAGCAACAGGCACAGCGGGAGGTGTGGCGTATTTGGGTTTGAAGGGAAACAAACATACTAATTGGAATAAAATTTGCAACATATATGACAAATTCTGTAGGCATGTTGGTGCATCTGTTGCAATGGGATTGGTTGGTAGCATTGTTACACTTTTGCTCATTTGGATTTCAGCTTACAGCATTCATAGCAGAGTTCCTAAGTAG
- the LOC127073350 gene encoding uncharacterized protein LOC127073350 isoform X3: MADSISFFTSLPEDINFKIASLLQVRDLCALGCSSKFWKQVCFSDSIWHHLLTNRWPLFRSPLSPNLKTWRRLYFERHIDLGLRAGSVERFLKGCSRNESLEVDDYLQAVEIVNGARFGFEDIQRLLFKPEMNVLVNLVGVHYCITNLGIPGDNLVKVLRTCEISDRHVCVKWWKLGRWIHGYRGRDELLFRWISLENLATEEDETVLRVLRRGTVLEVLRVQISAVDHKSIPWSYQDNQ; the protein is encoded by the exons GTGCGGGATTTGTGTGCTTTGGGTTGCTCTTCAAAGTTCTGGAAACAAGTCTGTTTCTCTGATTCCATTTGGCATCATCTTCTAACTAACAGATGGCCCTTATTCCGTTCACCTCTCTCTCCCAATCTCAAG ACATGGAGAAGATTGTATTTCGAGAGGCACATCGATTTGGGACTTAGAGCAGGCTCTGTCGAGAGGTTTTTGAAAGGTTGTTCGCGTAATGAATCACTCGAGGTTGACGACTATCTGCAAGCCGTTGAAATTGTGAATGGTGCAAGGTTTGGTTTTGAAGACATTCAAAGGCTCCTGTTTAAACCTGAAATGAACGTGTTGGTTAACTTGGTTGGTGTGCATTATTGCATAACAAACCTTGGGATTCCG GGTGATAATCTTGTAAAAGTCCTTCGAACTTGCGAGATCTCAGATCGACATGTATGCGTCAAGTGGTGGAAACTTGGTAGGTGGATACATGGATACCGCGGTAGAGATGAGTTACTTTTTCGTTGGATTTCTTTGGAAAATTTGGCAACAGAAGAAGATGAGACTGTTTTGAGAGTGCTTCGTCGAGGCACTGTTCTTGAGGTTTTACGCGTTCAGATCTCAGCTGTTGATCATAAATCAATACCTTGGTCCTATCAGGATAATCAGTGA
- the LOC127073350 gene encoding uncharacterized protein LOC127073350 isoform X2, with product MADSISFFASLPEDINFKIASLLQVRDLCALGCSSKFWKQVCFSDSIWHHLLTNRWPLFRSPLSPNLKTWRRLYFERHIDLGLRAGSVERFLKGCSRNESLEVDDYLQAVEIVNGARFGFEDIQRLLFKPEMNVLVNLVGVHYCITNLGIPGDNLVKVLRTCEISDRHVCVKWWKLGRWIHGYRGRDELLFRWISLENLATEEDETVLRVLRRGTVLEVLRVQISAVDHKSIPWSYQDNQ from the exons ATGGCGGATTCTATTTCATTCTTCGCCTCTCTTCCTGAAGATATCAACTTCAAAATTGCTTCACTTCTTCAG GTGCGGGATTTGTGTGCTTTGGGTTGCTCTTCAAAGTTCTGGAAACAAGTCTGTTTCTCTGATTCCATTTGGCATCATCTTCTAACTAACAGATGGCCCTTATTCCGTTCACCTCTCTCTCCCAATCTCAAG ACATGGAGAAGATTGTATTTCGAGAGGCACATCGATTTGGGACTTAGAGCAGGCTCTGTCGAGAGGTTTTTGAAAGGTTGTTCGCGTAATGAATCACTCGAGGTTGACGACTATCTGCAAGCCGTTGAAATTGTGAATGGTGCAAGGTTTGGTTTTGAAGACATTCAAAGGCTCCTGTTTAAACCTGAAATGAACGTGTTGGTTAACTTGGTTGGTGTGCATTATTGCATAACAAACCTTGGGATTCCG GGTGATAATCTTGTAAAAGTCCTTCGAACTTGCGAGATCTCAGATCGACATGTATGCGTCAAGTGGTGGAAACTTGGTAGGTGGATACATGGATACCGCGGTAGAGATGAGTTACTTTTTCGTTGGATTTCTTTGGAAAATTTGGCAACAGAAGAAGATGAGACTGTTTTGAGAGTGCTTCGTCGAGGCACTGTTCTTGAGGTTTTACGCGTTCAGATCTCAGCTGTTGATCATAAATCAATACCTTGGTCCTATCAGGATAATCAGTGA